AACCGTTACGGTTTCTCAGGAAGATACGGTGGAGAATACTTGTTTCAAATGAATATTAACGGTATTGCTTCTGAAACAGTCAGGCGGACCGTCCTTCTTTTTGATTCTGTACGGCCGGAACCAGGAGAGCAGGAAGTTGTGCTTGCAGCAGGCAGTTCTGGAATACTTCTGCATGAATCAATCGGACATGGCCTTGAAGCTGACTTTAACAGAAAAGGTATATCTGTGTTCAGCGATATGATAAACAAAAAAATAGCAGCACCGTTTGTTACAATTGCGGATGATGGAACAATCCCCCATTCAAGGGGTTCTGTTAATGTGGATGATGAAGGAATACCCGGGCAGAAAACAATTCTTGTTGACAAAGGGGTACTCAGAACGTTTATGCACGACCGCATCAGCGCCAAGCATTTTAAAACCGCTCCCACTGGAAACGGAAGAAGGGAATCCTTCCGTTATCCTCCTCTGCCGCGGATGAGAACAACTTACATGCTCCCAGGGCCTCATACAAAGGAAGAAATAATAAAAAGCATTAAAAAGGGTATTCTCGCAGAGTCTTTTACCAATGGCCAGGTTATGATTGGAGCCGGTGATTTTACATTTTATGTTAAATCAGGATATCTTATTGAGAACGGAAGGCTTACACGTCCTGTGAAAGATATAAATCTTATTGGAAACGGGCCTGATGTGCTTTCAAAAATAAACATGGTGGGCAATGATCTTGAAATAGACAGCTCTACCTGGACTTGCGGCAAAGACGGCCAGGATGTACCTGTTTCTCTCGGACATCCGACAATAAAGGTATCTTCCATTACTGTGGGTTCAGCAGTGTAAAAATAAGGCAGGTTTTAAAATATGGGTATAAATAAAGAAAAATGCTATCAAGCAGTAGAATTTGCAAAAAAGGCCGGAGCAACAGAATCTTCCGCATCTGTTAACAATCTTTTAAATACGGAAATAAGCGTCAGAAACGGAATTGCAGAATATATTGATCAATCTTTCCAGGAGTATCTTGATTTAAATATCTATATTAACGGGCGTTTTTCATCTCACTATACCAATATAACTGATGATAAAAATCTTAAAGATTTTGTAAATAATGCAGTTAATATGACCAGATTTCTCTCGCCTGACAAGGACAGATCTCTTCCTGACCCGTCGCTTTATCCGGATAACACAAACGCGGATATCGAAATCAATGATCCGGATTTTGATAAAATATCAACTGAGGACGCGATTCTTTTTGCAAAAG
Above is a window of bacterium DNA encoding:
- a CDS encoding TldD/PmbA family protein codes for the protein NRYGFSGRYGGEYLFQMNINGIASETVRRTVLLFDSVRPEPGEQEVVLAAGSSGILLHESIGHGLEADFNRKGISVFSDMINKKIAAPFVTIADDGTIPHSRGSVNVDDEGIPGQKTILVDKGVLRTFMHDRISAKHFKTAPTGNGRRESFRYPPLPRMRTTYMLPGPHTKEEIIKSIKKGILAESFTNGQVMIGAGDFTFYVKSGYLIENGRLTRPVKDINLIGNGPDVLSKINMVGNDLEIDSSTWTCGKDGQDVPVSLGHPTIKVSSITVGSAV